GGTGGGAGTGGCTCATCCATATCCGTGCATATCTGATTTACTTTAAATATTGTGgactttaaatcttttaaaatcgaAGCGGTTGACCCTTTCTTTGGCATATCAGTTTCTGAAAAGTCAGTCAACGAAATCTTCCAACTTCTATAATGGCCGTTcagatttgttgttgttgttgtcttgaTTATCCATGTTATTCAGTGTATTAGGCAATAACTGGTGGGTACAAATTTCTATGTAATTTTACAGGGCAGTTTTTTTTGAAAGTCGATAGGAAGATTCGATAAAGTGTAATAAAACATGTTCAAAATTAGTTCgagtttttgtaataaaaatattgatCAGCAAATAATACTTTGGGCTAGCGAGGCAGCCTCAAGTCAGCACTTTTTTGTAACGCATAATGGCTGTTCCGACCCGTATTGACCTCTTGCCCCGTATTGACCGAATTTTGGACCCGACCCGTTTTGACGGGAGTTGACCCGTATTGACGGAGTAAGCAAACTAATATTTTTCTGCAGACGCTTTACAAAACACATTAAATATCTAACTTCAAAATGCAAATAAACTACATTCCACTGTATTTTGCGGTTTAACGTTTAACGCATAATTACTTGAATCCTCTGCAGAAAACCTGATGATATGATTGGCTTTAATGGTGCCTTTTTTAGTTGCACGGATTTTAATGCACATGTGACACACTGCTTTATGTAAAATTCAACAGCACTACGTGGAACATTGTCATACGTTCTGCTTATCTAAAAACAGactcatttaaaaactaaaataacaCACGGTAATATCCAATGTAAATTATGCTGTTGCAAAACATTTTCATACctgttcaaatgttttttttacaccagAGTGAAGAACTTCTTTACAATGCACTCTTTCTATTATCTCAAAGATTTGACAATCAGTTGCAACACATTTAAAATTACCAAGGGGTGAGTTGCACTAAAATATACACAATTCTTAACTAACTATATGATAAAAATAAGGCTAACAGATAACAAATAGAAATATGCCTCACCAAAAAACTTTGTTTGGGCCTTCagacagaaaataaatatataacaaaacctaattatatatataacctTTAAATTTCATACTGGctaattatcataatttttcTCGCATAAAAACTCAAATAACATATATATTGAACTAATAGAAGATCCAGACAGGATTTGCACCTGTATATTCATAAATGAACAGAATACCAACTAAAAGCTGGACCATGAACAAAAAAATAGGTAATACGTAAATAACTTTATATATACTTATTATtttaactatttaaaaaataattatgtatCATCATTTATATAGCTAATTCATATATTTTACCTAAATATTATTAGGAAGCAATTATAATTCTATTATTTTATACACAAATTTTAActgaaaaaagatatataatACCTAAAACTCATTCTTACTCAAATATTCTACATTCACATGCCTTGGCTTGTTGGAGACTGGTACACTTTTGATGAAAAACATGCTAGTTATAACAAATTCAGATTAATGTATTGTTTGTAAGATGCAATATCATCCATTGTCACACAACAATTTATGGCTACACATAATAACATTATTTAACACAGTTTAGCTAAACACAAatataaaacacagtgaacaTGCACCCCCCACCCCTAAGATAAACACAATTGCATCTACAGAATTACATGCCACAAACTGAAATGCACGTACATTTTCCCCAGGCACACAAAGGATATCATGTAAATTGAGAGTTGGATAATTCATAATGGCGAAGTTCTTTCTACGTACACGACGAATGATATGTGGTGGCGTATCTGAAGATCTTCCCTTCTTTAAAAAGCACACAATCATACTATATGTATCTTCTGAAATTATGGAAGAgttcttttttgacatttctatTTCCAACCATTCTTTAAATCTCTTATGTGTTTCTTGGCTTTCAGTTTCCATTGTTATGTCTAGGACAATAGCTTTTAGATAAATAGGTGAACAGTACAATTcactagctacctagctactgtATATAGTTAGCTGCACATTGCATTTTGtatcttttaaaactttatgctgagttagctagctagctctaatACATGCTCTGCTACCTATCTAACTGTAAAACGAAGTCTATCAA
Above is a window of Hydractinia symbiolongicarpus strain clone_291-10 chromosome 3, HSymV2.1, whole genome shotgun sequence DNA encoding:
- the LOC130636242 gene encoding uncharacterized protein LOC130636242, translated to METESQETHKRFKEWLEIEMSKKNSSIISEDTYSMIVCFLKKGRSSDTPPHIIRRVRRKNFAIMNYPTLNLHDILCVPGENVRAFQFVACNSVDAIVFILGVGGACSLCFIFVFS